The sequence ATAGCGACAATCCCCCAACTTTATTCGTTAGTCCGTTCGAAAACTATAGCCGATGCCGCCTGGATCCGCACCCCCAAACGCAGATGCCGGGCATGATCCCGGCATCTGCAATCCCCTTTATGAGATTTCTCAGGCCAAGGGCCACATCGGCGTGTCGCCACCCTTGAGGAGCACGTTCCAGTAGTACCAGGGCAGGAAGTACTTTTTGAACCAGTACATGCTGCGGCGTTCCTTGCTCTGGTCGATGGGGAAGGTCTCCTTGGGCTTGAGGTTGTAGTCGAACTCCGCCAGCACCAGCTTGCCGTAACCGGTGATCAGGGGGCAGGAGGCATACCCGTCGTAGGCGGCGATGCCCTGCCCGCCTTCGAGATCGGTGACCAGATTGCTGACCACCACGTAGGTCTGGCTGCGGGCGGCGGCGGCGGTCTTGGAGTTGGGGGTGTTGGTGCAGTCGCCCAAGCCGTAGACGTTGGCGTATTTGACATGGCGCAAGGTGTGCTTGTCCACGTCGACCCAGCCACCTTCGCCTGCCAGGGGCGAGTCCTTCAGGAAGGCCGGCGCCCGCATCGGCGGGGTGACGTGGAGAAAATCGAAAGCGTGGGTCTGGCGGTCGCCGCTGGCCACGTGCTCGAAGGTCGCTTCCTTCTTCTCCGGATCGACGGCCACCAGATGGTGCTGGAAGTGGGTTTCGATCGCCTTGCGCTTCAGCACCTCGTTCAAGGTCTTGGAATAACGCTTGACCGGGAAAATGCCGGGGGCGGCGGCGAAGAACATCAACTTGGTCTTGCCGCGCACGTTGCGTTTGCGCCAGGCGTCGTCGGCCAGATAGGTGATCTTCTGCGCCGCACCGGGACATTTGAAGGGCGGCTTCGGCTGGGTGAAGATGGCCGTCCCGCCGCCAAAGCCCTTGATCGCCTCCCACACCCGCGGCGCCAGGTCGAAGTCGTAGATGGACTGGGCGACGTTGGCATTGAGGGCCTCCTGCAGGCCGGGAACCGCATCCCAGGCGATCTCGATGCCCGCGGCGATCACCAGGTATTCGTATCCGACCGTCTTGCCCGTGGCGGTGGTCAGACGGTTGTTGTCCGGATCGAAGCTCGACACCGCCTCCTGGATCCAGACCACCCCCTCGGGCACGACTTCCTTCATCGGCCGCCAAGTGGCCTTGGGTTTCATCTCCCCGGCACCGACCAAGGTCCAGCCGGGCTGGTAGTAATGCACGTCCTTGGGCTCGAGGACGGCCACGTCCAGGGTTTCGTCGTATTTCTTCAGATGGGATGCGACCGCCAGCCCGGCGGTGCCGCCGCCGACGATGACGATCTGATGGGAAAGGGTATCCGCCATATTTTCAAGCCTCCAGATTCTTGTTTTCGATACCGAAGCAATCGGCCGTATTATCTATGCTTTTACGCTATCTGCATAGAACGATAAGCGATCAAAAACGACGCCGCTTATTCCGCTCCCATGGTCATTCCCGCACCGGACGCTTGTCAAGCTTGCGTTGTAGGGTGCGGCGGTGCATCCCCAGAGCGCGGGCGGCGGCGGAAATGTTGCCGCCGTGTTCCATCAGCACCTTCTGCAGATATTCCCACTCCATGCGTTTGACCGACAGCGGCTTTTCCTTGATCTCCACACTGGGATCGCCGGATTCCTTGTACAGCGCAGCGACGATCTCGTCGGCATCCGCCGGCTTGGTCAGGTAATGGACGGCACCCAGCTTGATGGCCTCCACCGCAGTGGCGATGCTGGCGTAGCCGGTAAGCATGACGATCCGGGTGTTGATGTCCAGCGCCTTGAGCTTCTGCACCAGGACCAGGCCGGAATCGTGGCCGATACGCAGGTCGATGACGGCGTATTCCGGCGTCAGGCGGGTCGCCTGGGCCAGCCCCTCCTCCAGGGTGCGGGCAACGATCACCTGGAAGCCGCGCTTGCCCAGGGCCCGTTCCAGCACCTCGCAGAACACCTCGTCGTCATCCACGAGCAACAGTCGCGGCAGGTCAGTCATGGGAATCCTCCTCGACCGGCGTCAACAAAGGCAGGCGGATCCGGGTGCAGGTGCCCTGATCCGGCATGGGTTCCATCAGGATCTCGCCACCGAGGCGCTCGACCGTGGCATAGGCCAAAAACAGCCCGACCCCCAGACCGCGTTTCTTCGAGGCCACCGGCCGCCGCCCCAGCACCTCCCGCAGATCGGGGGTGATACCGGGGCCGCGGTCGATGATCGCCAAATCGAGCCAGGCGTGGTTCCAACGGGCCTGCAGCAGCACCGGCTCGGTCGAAACCTCGGCGGCGTTGTTGAGGATGTTCAGCAATGCATGGGTCAGCGTCTGCTCGGCGAGCAGCGCCGCCTTTTCGGGACCGCCTTCGAGCTGGAGTTTCAACCGGGCGCCGGGACGCTGCTGACGCCATTGTCCCACCAGGTATTCGAGATACCGGCGCACCTGCTCCCGGTGGCCTCCTTCGGCGCGGGCGTGGCCGGCCGAGGCGGACATGACCGCCAGGGCGTTCTTGCAGCGTTCGATCTGGTCCTTGAAGATCAGCAACCGCTGGCGCAGGGACCGGTCTTCCGGGCGATCGTAGTCCTCCAACAACTCCTGCAGCAGGATCGCCATGGTCCCCAGCGGGGTGCCCATCTCGTGGGCGGCGCCGGCCGCCAGGGTCCCCAAAGCGATGACCTGTTCGTCCCGCAGCGCCTGCTCGCGGATCTCCGCCAGGCGCCGTTCCCGTTCCCGCAGGGTATTGGCCATCTCCACCACGAAATAGGCCACCAGCCCGGCGCTGAAGACGAACCCCACCCAGGTGCCGAAGGCGTGCAGCTCGAAACGCCGGCCCTCGATCTCCTCCGGCGGCAGCAGCCGGGTGTCCCTGACCTCCATCACCGGCAGCGACGGCAGCGGGTGGAAATGGAAGATCAGCAGGGTATAGCAGCCGCAGGTCAGCAGCATCATCAACCAGGTGAACTGCTGGGGCAGGACCGTGGCGGTGATGATCAGCGGCAGAAGCAGAAACCAGGCCATGGGATTGGTGGCTCCGCCGGCGAAGTACAACAGGCCGGTGATGCCCATGGCGTCGAGACACAGATGGCCGAAAAGCTCCCACTCGGTCACCGGCCTTTCGTGCTGGAGACGGAACCAGGTCAGGCAGTTGAGCGCCACGGTCATGGCGATGATGCCCATGAGCGAATCGGTTTCCAGGGGGACGCCGACACCGAAGAGGGTCACCAGAATGATGAGAAGCTCGGCGACGATCAGCAGATTGCGCAGCAGAAACAGGGAATGCAGGTTGCGGCGTGCGGCGTCGGCCGAATCAAGCGGCAGCTGAAACATGACAGCGCTTTTGGTTCATAAAGATGAGAGGGCGGGGGTGCGACAATTTGTCACATTCCCAAACCCGGCCATAACCACTATCCTTTAACTCGACGGTAATGCTCATTACCTCCTGTCTCGCTTGTCTCGGCAGACAGTCTATTTCCTCCTCTTGATGCAGGGAGCCTGCTCCCTGCAGATTTCTTTTTTCCGGATGTGGTCTTCCTGCGACAATTTGTCGCATTCCCAACGACTTCATGGATTGCTATGATGCAATCGTGTTCGGTTATGACCGGACTTGCATTGCATGACAGTAGTGCGATACTCCTCCTCTTTGACAGCAGGGCGTTTCACCCTGCTGTTTTTTTATGCCTCAGTCTCGGCCGCGCAGGGCCCGCAGCCCTACCCGGGCGCAGGCTACGTCCAGCATCGCCCCTGGCGCCCCGCCGACACCGATGGCACCGACCACTTCCTTGTCTTCCCTGATCGGCAGGCCGCCGCCGAGCAGCAGAATTTTCTCGTTCATGGCTCCAAGCGCCTGGATCTTGGGATTCTTGGCCACCCGCTCCACCAGCTCGTGGGTGGGATGGCGCAGGGTCAAGGCGGTATAGGCCTTGCGCCAGCTGCTGTCGATGGTATGGGGTCCGGCCTGCTCGTCCCGCAGCAGCGCCAGCAAGTTTCCGTGACGGTCCACCACCGCCACCGACACGGCATAGCCTTTGCCCCGGCAGGCGCGCTGCGCCGCCTGGGCGGCCTTCTGCGCGCCTTCCAGGGTGATGCTTTTCTGTTCGACGGTCTCAACTGCCTGAACGTTCACGAAAAACGCCACGCCCAACAGCCCCAGCAAACATTTCTTCATCGCTCACCTCCTATTTCCAGTGTCAATGCCCGAGCCAGAACCGTCGTCAGCAAGGTCCCAGCCCGGGACAACGAGATACCATAGGCCAGAATACCATCCTCGTGGCCGGCCATTACGATGACCCCGGCCTGGGGCCGGCATCGCACCCGGGCCATGACCGCCCGGGCCAGCGCCGGGGTTCCGTAACCGGCCGTCGGCGGGGTAAGCCCCAACCCCAACGCCTCGCCGCAGTGCCAGATTTCCGGGCTGTGGCCATGGAAGACCGCCGTCACCTGCGGGGCGGCCCGATACACGGCCGCATGGGTCAGGGCCTCCGAGGAAGGCGGATGGACACCGCAGGCGACGATGCGGTTGGCCTCGATCTCCGCCGCCGTGACCAGGCAATAGTCCTCGACGCCGAGGCGGTCCCGGCCGCCGGTCTGGGTCGCGCTGATGACGAAGCCGCCGGGAACCCGCTGGCTGACGTTGCCGAACGCCAGGCCGCCATAGCGCGCCGGATCCTGACCGATCATGCCGAGACGGCGCAGGATCCGGCGCCAGGACTCCAGGCGGGGATAACCGGGCCACCGAGGCGCCCGGCCACGGCTGAAGTCCAGGCGGTAGCGGATGACGCCTTCGCCCAGAACCGCGTCCGCCGCCGGTAAGGACTTGACTGGCATGGGAAATCCGCTAAGCTAGCAGGCTGCCAGCCGGAAGCCGGACGGCACGTACCCTTGCGAATGTGGCGGAATTGGTAGACGCGCTGGATTTAGGTTCCAGTGGGCATAGTCCCGTGAGAGTTCGAGTCTCTCCATTCGCACCAATCATCCAACAGCCTCTGACGCCCCGCAGCATTTCGAATTTTCCACGCAATTTCCAACCAACCCGATCCATTCCGAGGTACATCCATTATGCAGATTTCCGTCGAAAACACATCCGACATCGGCCGCAAACTGACCATCGAGGTTCCCGAGGAAAAAGTGCAGGCCGAGGTCGACACCCGCCTGAAATCCCTGGCCCGGCGGGTGAAAGTGGACGGTTTTCGACCGGGCAAGGTTCCGCCCCGCATCGTCCGCCAGCGTTTCGGCAAACAGGTCCGCGAGGAAGTTGTCTACGATCTGATCGGCGCCAGCCTGCGTGAAGCCATCGAGGCCCAGGAACTCAAGATCGCCGGCGAACCCAAGATCACCCCCACGGAACTGGCCGAAGGCAAGGGCCTCAAATTCGAGGCCGAGCTCGAGGTCTATCCGGAGATCGAACTGGCCGCCATCGAGGAACTGGAGATCGCCAAGCCGGTCTGCGAGATCACCGAAGCCGACGTGGAGGCGATGATCGAAAAGCTGCGGGAGCAGAAAAAGACCTGGGAGACCGTGGACCGGCCGGCCCAGGAAGGCGACAAGGTCACCCTCACCTTCGAGGCTCTGCGTGACGGTGAACCGGTCGGCGAGGGCAAGGTCGAGCACTTCGAGGTCGAACTGGGCGCCGGCAAGATGATTCCCGGCTTCGAGGACAAGTTGATCGGCGCCAGGGCCGGCGACCACCTGGAATTCGAGCTGACCTTCCCGGAGGACTACCACGACGAGGATCTGGCCGGCAAGACCGTGCTGTTCAAAGTCGACGTGGAGAAGGTCGAGGAAGGGCGGCTGCCGGAAGTCGATGCCGAATTCGTCAAGGAATACGGCGTCGAAAGCGGCGATGTGGAGGAATTCCGCCGCGAGGTGCGCGCCAACCTGGAGCGGCAGCTGCACACCGCCCTGAAGGAAAGGATCAAGGAACGGGTGCTGGACGCCTTGTTCGAGAAGAATCCGATCCCGGTGCCGGAAGGGTTGGTCAAACAGGAAATGCAGCGCGCGCTGCAACCGCTGGCCGAAGCCCTGAAGCAGAATCCACAGCTGCTCGAGCAGCTGCCCCTGGACAATCTCAGGGAAAGCGCCAGGAAACGGGTCGCTCTGGGGCTGCTGCTGGCGGAGGTGATCCGCGCCAACGATTTGAAGGCCGACCCGGAAAAGGTTCGTGAGGCGGTCGAGGAACTGGCGCAAAGTTATGAGGATCCGCAAGCGGTGGTCGAATGGTTTTACGACAACTCGGAACAACTGGCCCAGATCGAAAGTCAGGTACTGGAAGAGCGTGCCATCGAATGGATTCTGGAACACGCCAAGGTCACCGAAGAACCGGTGAAGTTCCAGGATCTCATCAATCAGCAACAACAGGCAGCCTGATCTCCATGCAACATCCATCCAATCCCATCCTCGACCAGCTCATCCCCATGGTGATCGAACAGACGCCGCGGGGTGAGCGGGCCTTCGACATCTATTCACGTCTGCTCAAGGAACGGGTGATCTTCCTGGTCGGTCCGGTGGAGGACCACATGGCCAACCTGGTGGTCGCCCAGCTGCTGTTCCTGGAGTCGGAAAACCCCGACAAGGACATCCATCTCTACATCAACTCTCCGGGCGGGGTGGTCACCGCCGGGCTTGCCATCTACGACACCATGCAGTTCATCAAGCCCGACGTCAGTACCATGTGCATGGGCCAGGCCGCCAGCATGGGCGCCCTGCTGCTGGCGGGCGGCGCCGCAGGCAAGCGCTACGCCCTGCCCCATTCGCGGGTGATGATCCACCAACCGCTGGGCGGCTTCCAGGGTCAGGCCAGCGACATCGACATCCACGCCCGCGAGATCCTGCAGACCCGCGACCGTCTCAACCGCATCCTGGCCAAACACACCGGCCAACCGCTGGAGAAGATCCAGCAGGACACCGACCGCGATTACTTCATGAGCGGCCAGGAAGCCTTGGAATACGGCCTGATCGACAGAGTGCTGACCTCCCGGGCCAGGCTCCAGGAGGAATGACGGCGGGGGTTTGGAAATTTTCCGCATTCGGGTATATGCTGATACCATCCGACCCCAACGTGGCGTGCGGGATTTCCGGTTTTTCATTCTTTTTCGAGGTAACCCATGAGCGACGCCAAGCGCGGTAAAGATCGAGAGGGCAAGTTGCTGTATTGCTCCTTCTGCGGCAAGAGCCAGCACGAGGTCCGCAAACTGATCGCCGGCCCGTCCGTGTTCATCTGCGATGAATGCGTGGACCTGTGCAACGACATCATCCGCGAAGAACTACAGGAGAATCCGGAGGACAGCGGCGACCGCCTACCCAAGCCGAAGGAAATCAAGGCGGTGCTGGACGAATACGTGATCGGCCAGGAGGAGGCCAAGAAAGTCCTGTCGGTGGCGGTCTACAACCACTACAAGCGGTTGCGCACCCAGACCGGCCGCAAGGACGAGGTCGAGCTGTCCAAGAGCAACATCCTCCTCATCGGTCCCACCGGCTCCGGCAAGACCCTGCTGGCGGAAACCCTGGCGCGCCTGCTCGACGTCCCTTTCACCATCGCCGACGCCACCACCCTCACCGAGGCCGGCTACGTGGGCGAGGACGTGGAGAACATCATCCAGAAGCTGCTGCAGAAGTGCGACTACGACGTGGAACGGGCCGAGTCGGGCATCGTTTACATCGACGAGATCGACAAGATCTCCCGCAAGGCGGACAACCCCTCCATCACCCGGGACGTGTCCGGGGAAGGGGTGCAGCAGGCGCTGTTGAAACTGATCGAGGGCACCGTCGCTTCGGTGCCGCCCCAGGGCGGGCGCAAGCACCCGCAGCAGGAGTTCCTCCAGGTCGATACCTCCAACATCCTGTTCATTTGTGGCGGCGCCTTCGCCGGGCTGGAGCGGATCATCCGCCAGCGCTCGGAGAAAGGCGGCATCGGCTTTTCCGCCGAAGTCAAGAGCAAGGAGGATTCCCGCAGCGTCGGTGAGATACTGTCCGAGGTCGAGGCCGAGGACCTGATCCGTTACGGCCTGATCCCCGAGTTCGTCGGCCGCCTGCCGGTGGTCGCCACCCTGCGGGAACTGGACGAAGACGCCCTGGTGCGCATCCTCACCGAGCCCAAGAACGCCCTGGTCAAGCAGTACAAGAAGCTGTTCGAGATGGAGGGCTGCGAACTGGAGATCCGCGAGGACGCCCTGCACGCCATCGCCCGCAAGGCCATGGAGCGCAAGACCGGCGCCCGCGGCCTGCGCACCATTCTCGAAGCGGTGCTGCTCGACATCATGTACGAACTGCCCTCGAGCGACAACATCACCAAGGTGGTGATCGACGAGAGCGTCATCAACGGTGATTCCAAGCCCTACCTCATCTACGAAAACGACAAGCAGCGGGCCTCGGCCCAGTAAAACGGTCATCCTGCGCCGGACCCGCCCGGGTCCGGCCCCACCCGCCGGAACCCGGCGCCGCTTTTCCCGATCCAAGCGGAAACTTGTATTTCTCCGGCCGATTGCCCATATTTAACGTAAACGGCCTGATTTCCCCTCATCTTCCACTACCATTCGGAAACGTACCCGTATGACCACATCCCAATTCATTCCTGTCCTGCCTCTGCGCGACGTGGTGGTCTATCCCCACATGGTCATCCCGCTTTTCGTCGGCCGCAAAAAGTCCATCGAGGCCCTCGACGCGGCCATGCGCACCAATAAGCAGATCTTCCTGGTGGCACAAAAGGACGCCGAACAGGACGATCCCGGCTTCGACGACATCTACCGCATCGGCACCTTGGCCACCATCCTGCAGCTGCTGAAGCTGCCCGACGGCACCGTCAAGGTGCTGGTGGAAGGCAACCAGCGAAGCCGGGCGGAAAGCTACGAGGAGATCGACGGCACCTTCGTCGCCCACGCCCTCCCGCTCCACGACCACTGCAGCTGCAGCGATCAGGAGCTGGACGTGCTGATGCGCACCGCGGTCAGTACCTTCGAGCAGTACGTCAAGCTCAACAAGCGCATTCCCCCGGAAGTGCTCAATTCCCTGAGCGGCATCGACGAGCCGGGACGGCTGGCGGACACCATCGCCGCCCACATGAACCTCAAGCTGGAGGAAAAGCAGGCCATCCTGGAAACCGCGGACGTGGCCGAACGCCTGGAGAAGCTGATCCTGCAGATGGAAAGCGAGGTGGACATCCTCGAGATGGAGCAGCGCATCCGCGGCCGGGTCAAGCAGCAGATGGAGAAGAACCAGCGCGAATACTATCTCAACGAGCAGATGAAGGCGATCCAGAAGGAACTGGGCGAGCTGGACGATGCACCGAACGAAATCGAGGAATTGGCCCAGAAGATCGCCAAGGCCGGCATGCCCAAGGAGGCGCGGGAAAAGGCCGAGGCCGAGCTCAACAAGCTCAGGATGATGTCGCCCATGTCGGCGGAAGCCACGGTGGTGCGCAACTACATCGACTGGATGGTCAGCCTGCCCTGGAAGAAGCGCACCAAGGTCAGCGACGATCTGAAAAAGGCCGAAGAGATCCTCGACGCCGACCACTACGGCCTGGAAAAGGTCAAGGAACGGATCCTGGAGTACTTGGCTGTGCAACAGCGGGTCAGGAAGATGAAAGGCCCGATCCTGTGCTTGGTGGGCCCGCCCGGGGTCGGCAAGACCTCCCTGGGGCGCTCGATCGCCAAGGCCACCCACCGCAAGTACGTGCGCATGGCCCTGGGAGGGGTGCGCGACGAGGCCGAAATCCGCGGCCATCGCCGCACCTACATCGGCTCGATGCCAGGCAAGATCGTCCAGAATCTGGCCAAGGTCAAGTCGCGCAATCCGGTGTTCATGCTCGACGAGATCGACAAGATGGCCATGGATTTCCGCGGCGATCCGGCCTCGGCCCTGCTGGAAGTCCTCGATCCGGAGCAGAACAACGCCTTCAACGACCATTATCTGGAGGTGGATTTCGATCTCTCCGACGTGATGTTCATCGCTACCGCCAACACCCTGAACATCCCGCCGGCCCTGCTCGACCGCATGGAGGTCATCCGCCTGCCCGGCTACACCGAGGACGAGAAGCTGGCCATCGCCAAGCGCTACCTGGTCCCCAAGCAGGTCAAGCAGAACGGCCTCGAGGAGGACGAAATCCATTTCAGCGACGGCGCCATCCTCGACATCATCCGCCATTACACCCGCGAAGCCGGGGTACGTAACCTGGAACGGGAAATCGCCGGGATCTGCCGCAAGGTGGTCAAGAACCTGCAGGCCAAACCGGCCAAGGGACCGGTACGGATCACCGCCCGCAACCTGGAGAAATATCTGGGCGTGCCCCGCTACCGCTACGGCCGCGCCGAGGAATCCAACCAGGTGGGGCAGGTCACGGGGCTGGCCTGGACCGAGGTCGGCGGCGAACTGCTCACCATCGAAGCGGTGGCGGTTCCCGGCAAGGGCAAGCAGATCTACACCGGCAAGCTCGGCGACGTGATGCAGGAGTCGATCCAGGCGGCCATCACCGTGGTCCGCAGCCGCGCCGAAGTGCTGGGCATCGATCCGGACTTCTATCACACCAAGGACATGCACATCCACGTCCCCGAAGGGGCGACGCCCAAAGACGGCCCCAGCGCCGGCATCGGCATGTGCACCGCCCTGGTCTCGGCCCTGACCGGCATCCCGGTGCGCTGCGACGTGGCCATGACCGGCGAGATCACCCTGCGCGGCGAGGTCCTGCCCATCGGCGGCCTGAAGGAAAAGCTGCTGGCGGCTCACCGCGGCGGCATCCGCACCGTCGTCATCCCCCGGGAGAACGAAAAGGACTTGGCGGAGATTCCGGCCAACATCAAGCAGAATCTTGAGATCGTGCCGGTGCGCTGGATCGACGAGGTACTGACCAAAGCCTTGGAATACCAGCCCACGCCGCTGGAACCCAAGGTCGAAGCCCCGCAGGCCAAGACTAAAGGCAAGCGTAATCCCAAAACGGTGACGGCTCACTGAAAGCGCCGCGACGGAAAACGTCCGCTGGTGGCCATGGACGGCCGCTGAGGCGTTAATCCATGCGGGTCCGCGCTTGACGGGCTATGGGCAGGCTGCTATAAATCCTCGGCAGCGCAAGCCCTATCGCTGATCGCACGCAATCGTTCGCTAAATTTTCATCTCAAGGGGGATCCATGAACAAATCCGAATTGATCGACGCCGTTGCCGACAAGGCCAATCTGACCAAGGCCGACGCCGCCCGCGCCGTGGACGCTTTCATCGATACCGTCACCGAAGCGCTGAAGAAAGGGGACAGCGTCACCCTGATCGGCTTTGGCACCTTCACCATCAAGGAACGGGCCGAGCGCCAGGGCCGCAATCCGCGCACCGGCGAACCGATGATCATCAAGGCGGCAAAAATTCCTGCATTTAAGCCTGGCAAAACGCTGAAAGATGCAGTACAATAATTAACTCGTTGAGGGGGTGCTTAGCTCAGCTGGGAGAGCATCGCCCTTACAAGGCGAGGGTCGCAGGTTCAATCCCTGCAGCACCCACCAGTTCCCGGAGCGGTAGTTCAGCTGGTTAGAATACCGGCCTGTCACGCCGGGGGTCGCGGGTTCGAGTCCCGTCCGCTCCGCCATATTATTCTTCAAGCCCCGCTTAACCGCGGGGTTTTTTGTATCCGTCGTTTGGACCCAAGGATTAAACCGATGCTGCAAACGATCCGAGACCGCGCCCAAGGCATCTTTGCCTGGATCATCCTGATTCTCATCATCGTCCCCTTCGCTCTTTGGGGCATCCAGAACTACTTCGACACCGGCCGGGAGAAACCCATCGCCGTGGTCGGCGACCGGGAGTTCTTCGAACGCGACCTCCTGCGCCTGTACGAGAACCAGTACGCCCGTTTTGCCGATCAGTATCCGGAGGAAGAACTGAAAAAACAGGCCCTCGAACGCCTCATCGATGACGAGGTGCTGTTCCAGGCCGCGGTGGAGAAAAAACTGGCGGTCAGCGACGCCCAGGTGGCCCGGTTCATCCGCGGCCTGCCCTTCTTCCAGACCGACGGCCGCTTCGACGAGGAAAAATACCACCGCCTGCTGGCCGGCCAGGGCCTGACCACCACCGCCTTCGTCGCCCAGGTGCGCCGCACCCTGCTGATGGAACAGCTGCGCCGCAGCATCACCGATTCCGCCTTCGCCACCGAAGCCGAGGCCAGACGCTTCTACCAGCTGCAGAATCAACAGCGCAAGATCGCCTATCTGATCCTGCCTTCGTCCGAGGAAGGGATCGAGGTCGGGGATGCCGAAATCCAGACCTATTACGACGCCC comes from Methylomarinovum tepidoasis and encodes:
- the lon gene encoding endopeptidase La, with translation MTTSQFIPVLPLRDVVVYPHMVIPLFVGRKKSIEALDAAMRTNKQIFLVAQKDAEQDDPGFDDIYRIGTLATILQLLKLPDGTVKVLVEGNQRSRAESYEEIDGTFVAHALPLHDHCSCSDQELDVLMRTAVSTFEQYVKLNKRIPPEVLNSLSGIDEPGRLADTIAAHMNLKLEEKQAILETADVAERLEKLILQMESEVDILEMEQRIRGRVKQQMEKNQREYYLNEQMKAIQKELGELDDAPNEIEELAQKIAKAGMPKEAREKAEAELNKLRMMSPMSAEATVVRNYIDWMVSLPWKKRTKVSDDLKKAEEILDADHYGLEKVKERILEYLAVQQRVRKMKGPILCLVGPPGVGKTSLGRSIAKATHRKYVRMALGGVRDEAEIRGHRRTYIGSMPGKIVQNLAKVKSRNPVFMLDEIDKMAMDFRGDPASALLEVLDPEQNNAFNDHYLEVDFDLSDVMFIATANTLNIPPALLDRMEVIRLPGYTEDEKLAIAKRYLVPKQVKQNGLEEDEIHFSDGAILDIIRHYTREAGVRNLEREIAGICRKVVKNLQAKPAKGPVRITARNLEKYLGVPRYRYGRAEESNQVGQVTGLAWTEVGGELLTIEAVAVPGKGKQIYTGKLGDVMQESIQAAITVVRSRAEVLGIDPDFYHTKDMHIHVPEGATPKDGPSAGIGMCTALVSALTGIPVRCDVAMTGEITLRGEVLPIGGLKEKLLAAHRGGIRTVVIPRENEKDLAEIPANIKQNLEIVPVRWIDEVLTKALEYQPTPLEPKVEAPQAKTKGKRNPKTVTAH
- a CDS encoding HU family DNA-binding protein, yielding MADRTQSFAKFSSQGGSMNKSELIDAVADKANLTKADAARAVDAFIDTVTEALKKGDSVTLIGFGTFTIKERAERQGRNPRTGEPMIIKAAKIPAFKPGKTLKDAVQ